The Kitasatospora setae KM-6054 genome contains a region encoding:
- a CDS encoding TetR/AcrR family transcriptional regulator, whose product MTTPRRHSAKRREELVEAAERALLRSGLSALTVRAVASEAGVSPGAVLYHYAKADDLVYELHRTLVDRYVAARMRAVAKLADPARRLVRAFESGLPAGPGDPTCRLLYELHALAGRSRSHAALMASLWDRELMLYESIVQAGVAGGAFRTERDPHDIAASLLAMEDGLGLHIVSGNSSMAVGDAVRLLVETASGQLGCELPTG is encoded by the coding sequence GTGACCACCCCCCGTCGCCACTCGGCGAAGCGTCGTGAAGAACTCGTCGAGGCGGCCGAGCGCGCGCTGCTGCGCAGCGGGCTGTCCGCGTTGACGGTGCGGGCGGTGGCGAGCGAGGCGGGGGTGTCGCCGGGGGCGGTGCTGTACCACTACGCGAAGGCCGACGACCTGGTGTACGAGCTGCACCGGACACTGGTCGACCGCTACGTGGCCGCCCGGATGCGGGCGGTGGCGAAGCTGGCGGACCCGGCCCGGCGGCTGGTGCGGGCGTTCGAGTCGGGCCTGCCGGCCGGGCCGGGCGACCCGACCTGTCGGCTGCTGTACGAGCTGCACGCGCTGGCCGGTCGCAGCCGCTCGCACGCGGCGCTGATGGCCTCGCTGTGGGACCGCGAACTGATGCTGTACGAGAGCATCGTGCAGGCGGGGGTGGCCGGCGGCGCGTTCCGCACCGAGCGGGACCCGCACGACATCGCGGCCTCGCTGCTGGCGATGGAGGACGGCCTGGGCCTGCACATCGTCAGCGGGAACTCGTCGATGGCGGTCGGGGACGCCGTCCGGCTGCTGGTCGAGACCGCGAGTGGGCAGCTCGGCTGCGAGCTGCCCACCGGGTGA
- a CDS encoding UDP-N-acetylglucosamine--N-acetylmuramyl-(pentapeptide) pyrophosphoryl-undecaprenol N-acetylglucosamine transferase — protein MARTNRGDGPLRLVVTGGGTGGHTYPALTAVRALQERLAAERRTVEVLWVGTAAGLEARVAPAEGIRFEPVATGKVRRSSNPLKLLSPANVRDMCRVPLGAWQARALIRRFAPDAVLATGGYVAVPVGLAARSCGVPLVVHEQTVRLGLANRVLARAATRVAVSSESTLPLLPAAARRTAAVTGNPVRPAVLTGRADKAVTALGLDGFDRALPTVYVTGGAQGSAQINGLVSAVLPWLLEHANVIHQCGPANEAALRGPAAALPPHLAGRYLLTGYTGAELPDVLALADVVVSRSGAGTLAELTALGKAAVFVPLASAAGNEQAHNAAHLESAGAAVALLGTVTPDHLRTALAPLLADPDRRAAMADRARERGRPDAAQRLVDVLLAAIAAR, from the coding sequence ATGGCGCGGACGAACCGGGGCGACGGACCACTGCGGCTGGTGGTCACCGGCGGCGGCACCGGCGGGCACACCTACCCGGCGCTGACCGCGGTGCGGGCGCTGCAGGAGCGGTTGGCCGCCGAGCGGCGGACGGTGGAGGTGCTGTGGGTGGGCACCGCGGCGGGCCTGGAGGCCCGGGTCGCGCCCGCCGAGGGGATCCGGTTCGAGCCGGTCGCCACCGGGAAGGTCCGGCGCTCCTCGAACCCGCTGAAGCTGCTCTCCCCGGCGAACGTCCGGGACATGTGCCGCGTCCCGCTGGGCGCCTGGCAGGCCCGCGCGCTGATCAGGCGCTTCGCGCCGGACGCGGTGCTGGCCACCGGCGGGTACGTGGCGGTGCCGGTCGGGCTGGCGGCGCGCTCCTGCGGGGTGCCGCTGGTGGTGCACGAGCAGACGGTGCGCCTCGGCCTGGCGAACCGGGTGCTGGCCCGGGCGGCGACCCGGGTCGCGGTCTCCTCGGAGTCGACCCTGCCGCTGCTGCCCGCCGCGGCCCGGCGCACCGCCGCGGTGACCGGCAACCCGGTCCGCCCGGCGGTGCTCACCGGACGGGCCGACAAGGCCGTCACCGCGCTCGGCCTGGACGGGTTCGACCGCGCGCTGCCGACCGTGTACGTCACGGGCGGGGCGCAGGGCTCGGCGCAGATCAACGGCCTGGTGTCGGCCGTCCTGCCGTGGCTGCTGGAGCACGCCAACGTGATCCACCAGTGCGGCCCGGCCAACGAGGCGGCGCTGCGCGGACCGGCCGCGGCGCTGCCGCCGCACCTGGCCGGGCGCTACCTGCTGACCGGCTACACCGGCGCCGAACTGCCGGACGTCCTGGCGCTGGCCGACGTCGTGGTCAGCCGCAGCGGCGCGGGCACCCTCGCCGAGCTGACCGCGCTCGGCAAGGCCGCCGTGTTCGTCCCGCTCGCCTCCGCCGCCGGCAACGAGCAGGCCCACAACGCCGCCCACCTGGAGAGCGCCGGCGCGGCCGTCGCCCTGCTCGGCACCGTCACCCCCGACCACCTGCGCACCGCGCTGGCCCCGCTGCTCGCCGACCCCGACCGGCGCGCCGCGATGGCCGACCGCGCCCGGGAGCGCGGCCGGCCGGACGCGGCCCAGCGCCTGGTCGACGTCCTGCTCGCGGCGATCGCCGCCCGCTGA
- a CDS encoding HoxN/HupN/NixA family nickel/cobalt transporter translates to MAVHRTLTRTGGALAAALALTALAAPSARAHPLGNFSVNHYLGLTVEADGVDALAVTDLAEIPTLQEQPAADTDHDGTVDAAESAAHAARQCDDTARRIRLTADGTALAWTVASSSSTHQDGAAGLPTSRLECRLHADHRLPADGADFRVETGTDPTRVGWNEITARGDGTALGPCDVPADSVSRELRDYPRDLLDRPEGVTAAAFRARPGSGPGTAPLADAPTTGSTGSWLASLDARLAALGTARHLTLPLGLLAVLLSLVLGAGHALLPGHGKTVMAAYLAGRRGRPRDALTVGATVTLTHTAGVLATGLLLTTVSTLAGDRLLARLGIVSGALVLLVGALLLRDALRSRRAHRAPAAENADRHVHEPHPVLAGVAAGAAAHSGGGDEQHGHGHHGHEHHEHGHGHGHEHHDHHGHRHGLFGRHHHHHAHDHDHAHAPNRGAERRRLIGLGIAGGLVPSPSALVVLLGAVALGRTLFGTALVLAYGLGMAATLTGAGLLLVGLGRRTERLTAHPALARLRGLAPYSALLTALLVLAVGAGMVLRSLPSAV, encoded by the coding sequence GTGGCAGTCCACCGCACCCTGACCCGTACCGGGGGCGCCCTCGCCGCGGCCCTCGCCCTGACCGCGCTGGCCGCACCGTCCGCCCGGGCCCACCCGCTCGGCAACTTCTCGGTCAACCACTACCTCGGACTCACCGTCGAGGCCGACGGCGTCGACGCCCTCGCCGTCACCGACCTCGCCGAGATCCCCACCCTCCAGGAACAGCCCGCCGCCGACACCGACCACGACGGCACCGTCGACGCCGCCGAGAGCGCCGCCCACGCCGCCCGCCAGTGCGACGACACCGCCCGCCGGATCCGGCTCACCGCCGACGGCACCGCCCTCGCCTGGACGGTCGCCTCGTCCTCGTCCACCCACCAGGACGGCGCGGCCGGCCTGCCCACCAGCCGCCTCGAATGCCGCCTGCACGCCGACCACCGACTCCCGGCGGACGGCGCGGACTTCCGCGTCGAGACCGGCACCGACCCCACCCGGGTCGGCTGGAACGAGATCACCGCCCGCGGCGACGGCACCGCGCTCGGCCCCTGCGACGTCCCGGCCGACTCGGTGAGCCGCGAACTACGCGACTACCCCAGGGACTTGCTCGACCGGCCGGAAGGCGTCACCGCCGCCGCCTTCCGCGCCCGCCCCGGCTCCGGCCCCGGCACCGCCCCGCTCGCGGACGCACCGACCACCGGTTCCACGGGCAGCTGGCTGGCCTCCCTCGACGCCCGCCTCGCCGCGCTCGGCACCGCCCGGCACCTCACCCTGCCGCTGGGCCTGCTCGCCGTCCTGCTCTCGCTCGTCCTCGGCGCCGGCCACGCCCTGCTGCCCGGCCACGGCAAGACCGTCATGGCCGCCTACCTCGCCGGGCGACGCGGCCGCCCCCGCGACGCGCTCACCGTCGGCGCCACCGTCACCCTCACCCACACCGCCGGCGTCCTGGCCACCGGCCTGCTGCTGACCACGGTCTCCACCCTCGCCGGAGACCGCCTGCTCGCCCGACTCGGCATCGTCAGCGGCGCCCTCGTCCTGCTCGTCGGCGCGCTGCTGCTCCGGGACGCCCTGCGCTCCCGCCGCGCCCACCGGGCACCGGCGGCCGAGAACGCCGACCGGCACGTGCACGAACCGCACCCGGTCCTGGCGGGCGTGGCGGCCGGGGCCGCGGCGCACTCCGGCGGCGGGGACGAGCAGCACGGGCACGGGCACCACGGGCACGAGCACCACGAGCACGGGCATGGCCACGGGCACGAGCACCACGACCATCACGGCCACCGGCACGGCCTGTTCGGCCGTCACCACCACCATCACGCCCACGACCACGACCACGCCCACGCCCCGAACCGGGGGGCCGAACGGCGCCGGCTGATCGGTCTGGGGATCGCCGGCGGCCTGGTGCCGAGCCCCTCCGCGCTGGTCGTGCTGCTCGGTGCCGTCGCCCTCGGACGCACCCTGTTCGGCACCGCCCTGGTGCTCGCCTACGGGCTGGGCATGGCCGCCACCCTGACCGGCGCGGGCCTGCTCCTGGTCGGCCTCGGCCGCCGCACGGAGCGGCTCACCGCCCATCCGGCCCTCGCCCGCCTGCGCGGCCTCGCTCCGTACAGCGCCCTGCTGACCGCGCTGCTCGTTCTCGCCGTCGGCGCGGGCATGGTGCTGCGCAGCCTGCCCTCCGCCGTCTGA